Proteins encoded within one genomic window of Methanosarcina barkeri str. Wiesmoor:
- a CDS encoding MATE family efflux transporter, with protein MDEKSEFLGKDNIKKLLFKLSAPIVVGMLVQAIYNVVDTFFVGIAYGADDVQAIGGLSIAFPIQMIIMAFGIMLGTGGSSIISRALGARENEKAERVLGNVFSLSLILSVFIAALCLYYLNPLLKVFGATPGVLPYAREYLKYIILGGTVFVFGVATQNIVRSEGNARLAMNAMILGGGLNIFLDPVFMLGFGMGVKGAAIATVISQTIASIWLLLYYIRGKGAVRFRSKTLKPDLKIIKEIGAIGTGSFVMECANSLMMIFVYNALATYGGDVAIAVFGVVMKINSVIFMTLLGMAFGLQPVVGFNYGAKKYERITEAVKLSLAATTVTGILGLVSIYFLKEQLLGLFSTDPEYMELGKNAIVIMLLGTPLIGMNVITSTLYQALGKAKPAFLLSISRQLLFLIPAVVLLPRLYQLDGVWAAFPVSDFLAFMLSGFLLFRGYKIFKESKYSSKKGAGSETADKTHIKSF; from the coding sequence ATGGATGAAAAAAGCGAGTTTCTTGGCAAAGATAACATAAAGAAGCTCCTGTTTAAGCTCTCAGCTCCCATTGTCGTCGGAATGCTGGTTCAGGCTATTTATAATGTAGTGGACACCTTTTTCGTGGGAATAGCCTATGGAGCAGATGACGTCCAGGCCATAGGCGGGCTTTCAATAGCTTTTCCAATTCAGATGATAATCATGGCTTTTGGGATTATGCTCGGGACAGGTGGTTCTTCTATAATCTCGCGTGCTCTTGGAGCCCGAGAAAATGAAAAAGCCGAAAGGGTACTTGGAAATGTTTTTTCCCTTAGTTTGATTTTAAGCGTATTTATAGCCGCTCTCTGCCTTTATTATCTTAATCCACTTTTGAAAGTTTTTGGGGCAACTCCTGGAGTTCTGCCCTATGCCAGAGAATATCTTAAATATATAATACTGGGAGGGACTGTCTTTGTCTTTGGTGTGGCCACTCAGAATATTGTTCGATCTGAAGGAAACGCCCGTCTTGCAATGAATGCTATGATTTTAGGAGGCGGCCTTAATATCTTCCTTGACCCGGTTTTTATGCTCGGTTTTGGAATGGGTGTAAAAGGGGCTGCAATTGCAACCGTAATATCACAGACAATAGCTTCGATCTGGTTACTGCTATATTATATAAGAGGAAAAGGAGCTGTACGCTTCAGGTCCAAAACCTTGAAACCAGACCTGAAAATCATTAAGGAAATTGGGGCTATTGGTACTGGATCTTTTGTAATGGAATGCGCGAACAGTCTCATGATGATTTTCGTATATAATGCACTTGCAACTTATGGAGGAGACGTTGCTATTGCCGTTTTTGGTGTGGTAATGAAGATTAATTCTGTTATTTTCATGACCCTCCTGGGTATGGCCTTTGGCCTGCAACCGGTTGTCGGGTTCAACTATGGAGCAAAAAAATATGAAAGGATAACCGAAGCTGTGAAATTATCGCTCGCAGCGACAACGGTCACTGGGATTCTTGGATTGGTTAGTATTTACTTCTTAAAAGAACAACTTCTTGGGTTATTCAGTACAGATCCGGAATATATGGAACTTGGGAAAAACGCTATAGTGATTATGTTGCTCGGAACGCCTTTGATAGGTATGAATGTAATTACTTCAACCCTGTATCAGGCCCTGGGAAAAGCAAAACCCGCTTTCCTTCTTTCCATTAGCCGACAGCTACTCTTTCTGATCCCTGCTGTTGTTCTCCTTCCCCGTTTATACCAACTGGATGGAGTCTGGGCGGCTTTTCCGGTGTCGGACTTTCTGGCATTTATGCTGTCCGGGTTTCTGCTTTTCAGGGGATACAAAATCTTCAAAGAAAGTAAATATTCTTCAAAAAAAGGTGCAGGGTCAGAAACTGCAGATAAAACGCACATTAAATCCTTCTAA
- a CDS encoding amylo-alpha-1,6-glucosidase: MSGIRLGTDCLSTYEEGIKREWITGNGLGGYASSTVIGAGTRTYHGLLVAAPENSPGRFVLLSSLDEEISTDEEIYKLAVHKFPDAVSPTGFNCLSEYIQNPFPLWIYQPGDFTVKKKVFMVHNSNTTCILYDIESRKEESLLKIFPLINSRDFHYTARSGYLSFSQKAHPEGVELESSNGFTFSLSSNLEYHSGPRWYYNLEYDAEKQRGLNYQEDNFSPGYFEGKLKPGNSRFFIVASTDKISSLNLRKVDELYKRAVNRQNLLILNSRLTDPFALKLLRATDTLTVKNPSSGENTVIAGYHWYSDWGRDTMISLTGLFLIPYRHEEARSVLMNFAKYCRKGLIPNTFPSFGGEPVYNTVDASLWFIHAVSRYFAYTSNFLFLADIWDTVEAIIDNYRKGTDFGICMDSDHLIQQGPQLTWMDAKIGEWAVTPRAGKACEINALWYNALKIASSLGTILGKEVFLYEMLADGVASNFESVFWNPETNCLFDLVYQDEAGNEVKDPAIRPNQIFAVALPNTMLPPEKEKAIVDRVEKELLTPFGLRSLSTDNPLYKGQYHGDAFTRDTAYHNGTAWPWLLGAYVRAYRKVNNYSEKSLEDMRALLEGFNTHLETEGLGTISEVFNGDYPYSPGGCIAQAWSVAEIFRAYVEDVLEIRPLLSTISPALLSTISQEMDMMSLSSSKINERTI; encoded by the coding sequence ATGAGTGGGATCAGGCTTGGGACAGATTGTCTTTCAACATACGAAGAAGGAATAAAAAGGGAGTGGATTACAGGAAACGGGCTTGGAGGATATGCTTCCTCTACAGTTATCGGGGCAGGCACAAGGACTTACCACGGGCTTCTTGTGGCTGCTCCAGAAAACTCACCAGGAAGGTTTGTACTGCTTTCTTCCCTTGATGAGGAAATCTCTACTGATGAAGAGATTTATAAACTTGCAGTCCATAAATTTCCAGACGCTGTTTCTCCTACGGGCTTCAATTGCCTTTCCGAATACATTCAAAACCCATTTCCTCTCTGGATTTACCAGCCTGGTGATTTTACTGTGAAGAAAAAAGTCTTCATGGTTCATAACAGTAACACGACCTGTATTCTCTATGATATCGAATCCAGAAAAGAAGAATCTTTGCTGAAAATTTTTCCACTGATAAACTCAAGAGACTTCCATTATACTGCTCGCTCAGGATACCTTTCTTTTTCTCAGAAAGCTCATCCAGAAGGAGTAGAGCTGGAGAGTTCTAATGGTTTTACCTTCTCTCTTTCATCCAATCTTGAATATCATTCTGGTCCCAGGTGGTACTATAACTTGGAGTATGATGCTGAAAAACAAAGAGGGCTTAACTACCAGGAAGATAATTTCAGTCCTGGTTATTTCGAAGGCAAACTCAAACCGGGAAATTCTCGTTTCTTTATCGTTGCTTCAACAGACAAAATCTCTTCACTTAACCTCAGGAAAGTTGATGAACTCTATAAAAGGGCAGTAAACCGACAGAATCTTCTTATTCTAAATTCCAGGCTTACAGATCCTTTTGCTCTTAAACTTCTCAGGGCAACAGACACTTTAACAGTAAAGAATCCTTCTTCAGGTGAAAATACTGTAATTGCAGGATATCACTGGTACTCTGACTGGGGAAGGGATACCATGATATCTCTGACTGGCTTGTTTTTAATTCCTTATCGTCATGAGGAGGCCAGGTCCGTTCTCATGAATTTTGCCAAATATTGCAGGAAAGGCTTAATTCCCAACACTTTTCCATCTTTTGGAGGAGAGCCAGTCTATAATACGGTAGACGCTTCTCTCTGGTTTATCCATGCTGTTAGCCGCTATTTTGCATATACGAGCAACTTTCTTTTCCTTGCAGATATCTGGGACACTGTAGAGGCTATTATAGATAACTACCGTAAGGGTACGGACTTTGGAATCTGCATGGATTCTGATCATCTTATTCAACAGGGGCCTCAATTAACCTGGATGGACGCTAAAATTGGAGAATGGGCAGTAACTCCAAGAGCAGGTAAAGCCTGTGAAATTAATGCCCTCTGGTACAACGCCTTGAAAATTGCTTCCAGCCTGGGTACTATTCTTGGAAAGGAGGTCTTTTTATATGAGATGCTTGCCGATGGTGTTGCCTCAAATTTTGAGAGTGTTTTCTGGAACCCGGAAACTAACTGTCTCTTTGACCTTGTATATCAGGATGAAGCCGGAAACGAAGTTAAAGACCCTGCAATTCGCCCCAATCAAATCTTTGCAGTAGCTCTTCCTAACACCATGCTCCCCCCTGAGAAAGAAAAAGCGATTGTGGACAGAGTTGAAAAAGAACTTTTGACACCCTTTGGGCTTAGAAGTCTTTCAACTGATAACCCCTTATATAAAGGACAGTATCATGGAGATGCATTCACCCGAGACACAGCCTATCATAATGGGACAGCGTGGCCCTGGCTCCTTGGCGCTTATGTGAGAGCTTATCGGAAGGTTAACAATTATTCCGAAAAGAGTCTTGAAGATATGAGGGCTCTTCTGGAGGGCTTTAACACGCATCTTGAAACCGAAGGCCTTGGTACCATTTCCGAAGTTTTTAATGGCGATTATCCTTACTCTCCAGGCGGATGCATAGCTCAGGCCTGGAGCGTTGCAGAAATTTTTAGAGCATATGTAGAGGACGTGCTTGAGATCAGGCCACTCTTAAGCACAATATCCCCAGCACTCTTAAGCACAATATCCCAGGAAATGGATATGATGAGCCTCTCATCGAGTAAGATAAATGAGAGAACAATATAA
- a CDS encoding alpha/beta hydrolase, giving the protein MSQAMDLLEPATREFLEKVNKQGGTPIYQLSPKDARKVLSDLQAAHVAKLPADIDDLDIPVGPGGQVSVRIIRPKGNKESLPVVMYFHGGGWVLGDKDTHDRLVREIANGANAAVLFVNFTPSPEAKYPTPVEEAYAATKYISENGEKLNLDSSRLAVAGDSVGGNMAAAVSLMAKERGGPKIDYQVLFYPVTDANFDTRSYQQYATGVWLSREAMKWFWNNYLPDEEARKQPTASPLQASLDQLREQPPTLVITDENDVLRDEGEAYAHKLIQAGVNVTAVRYLGTIHDFVMLNPLAGTPATCSAIGLANENLRAAFAKS; this is encoded by the coding sequence GTGAGTCAAGCAATGGACTTACTCGAACCAGCAACCAGAGAATTTTTAGAAAAGGTAAACAAGCAGGGTGGAACACCAATCTACCAGCTCTCACCAAAAGATGCCCGCAAAGTCCTTTCAGATTTGCAGGCTGCTCATGTAGCGAAACTACCTGCAGATATTGACGATCTGGACATTCCAGTTGGTCCAGGGGGACAGGTTTCAGTCAGAATAATCAGGCCAAAAGGGAATAAGGAAAGTCTGCCAGTCGTGATGTATTTTCATGGCGGCGGCTGGGTGCTTGGAGACAAAGATACACATGACCGATTAGTACGGGAAATCGCAAATGGAGCTAACGCTGCGGTTTTATTTGTCAATTTCACGCCATCTCCAGAAGCAAAATACCCGACGCCAGTAGAAGAGGCATACGCAGCAACGAAATACATTTCAGAAAATGGGGAAAAACTCAACCTGGATAGCTCAAGGCTCGCAGTTGCTGGTGACAGTGTAGGCGGAAATATGGCGGCAGCTGTTTCACTTATGGCAAAGGAGCGAGGTGGCCCAAAAATTGATTATCAAGTGCTCTTTTACCCTGTTACCGATGCTAATTTTGATACACGATCTTATCAGCAGTATGCAACCGGCGTCTGGCTTTCTCGTGAGGCTATGAAGTGGTTCTGGAATAATTATTTGCCTGACGAAGAAGCACGTAAGCAGCCCACAGCTTCTCCTTTACAGGCATCACTTGACCAGCTCAGAGAACAACCTCCGACTCTTGTGATAACTGATGAGAACGATGTGCTTCGTGACGAGGGGGAAGCCTATGCTCATAAACTGATACAGGCCGGTGTCAATGTTACAGCCGTTAGATATCTGGGAACCATACACGATTTCGTGATGTTAAACCCGCTAGCTGGAACACCTGCCACTTGCAGTGCAATTGGCCTGGCTAACGAGAATCTCAGGGCAGCTTTCGCAAAATCGTAA
- a CDS encoding class I SAM-dependent DNA methyltransferase: protein MSLDTTVKTIQDIMRKDAGVDGDAQRISQLGWMLFLKIFDAREEEYELEDENYVSPIPEELRWRNWAKDPEGITGDTLLDFVNEKLFKTLKNLSFSEDDDPRGFVIKDVFEDSYNYMKNGTLIRQVINKINEIDFTSSKDLHTFGSIYEKILKDLQSAGNAGEFYTPRAVTQFMVDMVDPRLGEKVLDPACGTGGFLTSTIEHIRKKYVKSVEDHRILQESISGVEKKQLPHLLCVTNMLLHGIEVPSRIHHDNTLARPLRDYTPKERVDVIVTNPPFGGMEEDGIETNFPANFQTRETADLFLVLIAHILKDGGRCGIVLPDGTLFGEGVKTRIKEKLLQECNLHTIARLPNGVFNPYTGIKTNLLFFTKGEPTKEIWYYEHPYPAGYKSYSKTKPMRIEEFAPEKAWWNNRKENEHAWKVKIEDVIASNYNLDIKNPNTSEDDLGDPEELLKKYQALLFEIKEAQTTLKNELMTALAGKSA from the coding sequence ATGTCTCTGGATACTACAGTCAAAACGATTCAGGATATTATGCGGAAAGATGCAGGTGTTGACGGTGATGCTCAGCGCATAAGCCAGCTCGGCTGGATGCTGTTCCTGAAGATTTTCGATGCGAGGGAAGAAGAATACGAGCTTGAGGACGAAAATTACGTCTCTCCGATCCCTGAAGAACTGCGCTGGAGGAACTGGGCGAAAGACCCTGAAGGCATAACCGGAGACACTTTGCTGGACTTTGTCAATGAAAAACTCTTCAAAACCCTGAAAAATCTCTCTTTTTCCGAAGATGACGACCCGAGAGGCTTTGTCATAAAAGACGTTTTTGAAGATTCATACAACTATATGAAAAACGGAACTTTGATCCGCCAGGTCATAAACAAAATCAACGAGATCGATTTTACGAGTTCAAAAGACCTGCACACCTTCGGCTCGATATACGAGAAAATCCTCAAAGACCTGCAGAGCGCAGGCAACGCGGGCGAGTTCTATACTCCAAGAGCCGTTACCCAGTTTATGGTGGACATGGTTGACCCCAGGCTGGGCGAAAAAGTCCTTGACCCTGCCTGCGGTACAGGTGGCTTTCTAACGAGTACAATTGAGCACATCCGCAAGAAATACGTGAAATCCGTGGAAGACCACCGGATTTTGCAGGAGTCCATTTCAGGCGTTGAGAAAAAGCAGCTTCCACACCTGCTCTGTGTAACAAATATGCTTTTACACGGAATAGAAGTCCCTTCCCGCATCCATCACGACAACACCCTTGCCCGCCCTCTTCGCGATTACACACCAAAAGAGCGCGTAGACGTGATAGTAACGAATCCTCCTTTTGGCGGCATGGAAGAAGACGGGATAGAGACAAATTTTCCAGCAAATTTCCAGACCCGTGAAACCGCTGACCTTTTCTTAGTCCTGATTGCCCATATCCTTAAAGACGGAGGCCGCTGCGGAATAGTCCTTCCTGACGGAACCCTTTTCGGGGAAGGCGTAAAGACTCGCATTAAAGAAAAACTCCTTCAGGAGTGCAACCTGCATACAATAGCCCGCCTTCCAAACGGCGTCTTCAACCCCTACACCGGCATAAAGACCAATCTCCTCTTTTTCACGAAAGGCGAACCCACAAAAGAAATCTGGTACTACGAACACCCCTACCCTGCCGGCTATAAGTCCTATTCCAAAACCAAACCCATGCGGATAGAAGAATTCGCCCCGGAAAAAGCCTGGTGGAATAACCGGAAAGAAAACGAACATGCCTGGAAAGTCAAAATCGAAGATGTAATCGCCAGCAACTACAACCTCGATATCAAAAATCCCAATACATCCGAAGACGACCTTGGAGACCCTGAAGAACTTCTCAAAAAGTACCAGGCCCTCCTTTTCGAAATCAAAGAAGCTCAAACCACGCTGAAAAATGAACTCATGACCGCACTGGCAGGGAAATCCGCATGA
- a CDS encoding pentapeptide repeat-containing protein: MERAILEKASLKRVILEKAIMERANIERSILECSILENLILERSILERTPKIENYNCELSC; encoded by the coding sequence CTGGAAAGAGCGATTCTGGAGAAAGCAAGTCTGAAGAGAGTAATTCTGGAGAAGGCAATTATGGAGAGAGCAAATATTGAACGTTCAATATTGGAGTGTTCAATACTGGAAAATTTAATTCTGGAACGTTCAATCCTGGAAAGAACACCTAAAATCGAGAATTACAACTGTGAATTATCTTGCTAA
- a CDS encoding MarR family winged helix-turn-helix transcriptional regulator, producing MEKPREGNLRKKDPREILGPIACIYRSHLAYMVKELEAYRVGSGQFEFLMSLYYKDGVSQETLAKELKVSKATSARAIQNLEKEGYVYRERDENDLRAYRVYLTEKGKEMRYIIFKKLTAFTDILFSDFTFEEKEIFRMLIHKAVTKLFEPGFEPPSGRSDD from the coding sequence ATGGAAAAACCAAGAGAAGGAAACTTAAGAAAAAAAGACCCAAGAGAAATATTAGGCCCTATTGCTTGCATCTACAGGAGCCATCTGGCGTACATGGTAAAGGAACTCGAAGCTTACAGGGTCGGAAGCGGACAGTTTGAGTTTTTAATGTCATTATACTACAAAGATGGAGTATCACAGGAAACTCTTGCAAAGGAACTGAAAGTTAGCAAAGCAACAAGTGCCAGAGCAATCCAGAATCTGGAAAAAGAAGGTTACGTTTACAGGGAAAGGGACGAAAATGATCTTCGAGCTTACAGGGTTTATCTGACTGAAAAAGGAAAGGAAATGAGATATATTATTTTTAAAAAGTTGACCGCTTTTACAGATATTCTCTTTTCAGATTTTACCTTTGAAGAAAAAGAAATTTTCAGGATGCTCATTCATAAAGCTGTAACTAAACTTTTTGAACCTGGGTTCGAGCCTCCATCTGGCAGGTCAGACGATTGA
- a CDS encoding restriction endonuclease subunit S, with translation MNPDVFFENFELLADAPNGVQKLRELILQLAVMGKLVPQDPNDEPASVFDKETNKNNEHSAIEGKVRKSQRISKEEIPYELPSTWKWMRLSDISHDWGQKKPDVKFTYIDVTSINKELGLISEDLKILNPEDAPSRARKIVKNGTVIYSTVRPYLLNIAIVDKDFDPEPIVSTAFGILHPYSGTLNKYLYYYLRSKPFISYVESEMTGMAYPAINDTKLYKGLIPLPPLTEQKRIVSKVDELMALCDKLEARRQKKQEIQNKLNSAALDRMLSAEKQEEFEQHWQHICENFDLLYDNPENVEKLRQAILQLAVQGKLVPQDLNDEPASVLIEKIKAKKRQLIKAGKIKNSKVSAQIDSQEIPYELPDKWEWIRIEDITDIGTGSTPLKSKSEYYEDGSIPWITSSLTSLNYIDKAETYITETAVNECNLRIYPSGTLLVALYGQGKTRGQVSELRIEATINQACASIVFIENFENIKQYVKVLFEQKYEELRALAAGGAQPNLNVGKIKETLIPLPPLAEQKRIVEKVEQLTGLCDELESKLRKEQKDSEKLMEAVVKGLLEGEDTEKTELEKPIPLQVATIKLK, from the coding sequence ATGAACCCGGACGTTTTTTTCGAAAACTTTGAACTTCTTGCCGATGCGCCGAATGGAGTCCAGAAACTGAGAGAACTTATTTTGCAGCTTGCGGTTATGGGAAAACTTGTGCCACAGGACCCGAATGATGAACCGGCTTCGGTTTTTGACAAAGAAACTAATAAGAATAATGAACATTCCGCAATCGAAGGAAAAGTAAGAAAATCACAGAGAATTTCCAAAGAAGAAATTCCATATGAATTACCCAGTACATGGAAATGGATGCGGTTAAGCGACATAAGTCACGATTGGGGCCAAAAAAAACCTGATGTCAAATTTACATATATTGATGTTACATCGATTAACAAAGAATTAGGGCTAATTTCTGAAGATCTTAAAATATTAAATCCTGAAGATGCACCATCAAGGGCTAGGAAAATAGTCAAAAATGGAACTGTAATATATTCAACTGTTCGTCCGTATCTATTGAACATAGCTATTGTGGACAAAGATTTTGATCCAGAACCTATAGTAAGTACTGCTTTTGGGATACTGCATCCTTATTCTGGAACTTTAAACAAATATCTGTACTATTACTTGAGAAGTAAACCTTTCATTTCCTATGTTGAGTCTGAGATGACGGGAATGGCCTATCCAGCTATCAACGATACAAAACTGTATAAAGGCTTGATTCCTCTCCCACCCCTCACCGAACAAAAACGCATTGTCTCCAAAGTTGATGAACTGATGGCTCTCTGCGACAAACTCGAAGCCCGCCGCCAGAAAAAACAGGAAATTCAGAATAAACTCAACAGCGCTGCCCTTGACAGAATGCTCAGCGCAGAAAAACAGGAAGAATTTGAACAGCACTGGCAGCATATCTGCGAAAACTTTGATCTTCTCTACGACAACCCTGAAAACGTCGAAAAACTAAGGCAGGCAATTCTTCAGCTTGCGGTTCAGGGAAAATTAGTGCCACAGGACCTAAATGATGAGCCGGCGAGTGTTTTGATTGAGAAAATTAAGGCTAAAAAAAGGCAATTAATAAAAGCAGGGAAAATTAAGAATTCGAAAGTATCAGCCCAAATAGATTCCCAAGAAATTCCTTATGAATTGCCAGATAAATGGGAATGGATAAGGATTGAAGACATCACAGATATTGGAACAGGGAGTACTCCGCTGAAATCAAAAAGTGAATATTACGAAGATGGTTCAATTCCCTGGATTACAAGTTCTTTGACTTCACTAAATTACATAGATAAAGCTGAAACTTATATTACTGAAACGGCAGTAAATGAATGCAACTTAAGAATATATCCATCAGGCACTTTACTTGTGGCTCTTTATGGTCAAGGAAAAACACGCGGGCAAGTTTCGGAGCTAAGAATAGAAGCAACAATTAATCAAGCATGTGCATCTATTGTTTTTATTGAAAACTTTGAAAATATCAAACAATATGTAAAGGTACTTTTTGAACAAAAATATGAAGAACTAAGAGCACTAGCCGCTGGTGGTGCACAACCGAATCTTAACGTAGGTAAAATAAAAGAAACACTAATTCCTCTTCCACCTCTCGCCGAACAAAAACGTATCGTTGAAAAAGTAGAGCAGCTCACGGGTTTGTGTGATGAACTTGAATCAAAACTCAGAAAAGAACAGAAAGATAGCGAAAAACTTATGGAAGCGGTTGTTAAGGGTCTGTTAGAAGGAGAGGACACCGAAAAAACGGAATTGGAAAAACCTATCCCGCTACAGGTGGCGACTATTAAACTGAAATAA
- a CDS encoding IS5-like element ISMba15 family transposase yields MIITKPPLIPLNEDFKWQLLSEILNVFDLRFCKQTLTRRGIVPLHRSVPTIKIVLLSMFFSCEISYSIKELKERESLRNFLKISLVPTEKEVYGILSKYEPQEFTAFVFEILNDLCPKRKNGSRDIIIDSTDINLNLNWHAKKITKESLKNKEYKWGHSTHRGFFIGMKLTLALDSQTLKPLAFLINEANVAEPKIYPEILKELKRKRIIKAGDVIYADRGYYSYENYVISVRNFKVVPLIFPRKNCNFKKLFNMFRYPLKIFDLRRNTEKEIKFYKEIIAKFKELISKWKELRSVRSIIEDVFKIAKKAYSMENLHRYTRSSVQKYCSLAVLLVGVTVNYGINERKELQAFSE; encoded by the coding sequence GTGATTATTACGAAACCTCCACTTATACCACTAAATGAAGATTTCAAATGGCAATTGTTGTCCGAAATATTAAATGTTTTTGATTTGAGATTCTGTAAGCAAACTCTTACAAGGAGGGGCATTGTGCCCCTCCACAGATCAGTACCTACTATAAAAATTGTTCTTCTAAGCATGTTTTTTTCTTGTGAAATCTCTTATTCTATAAAGGAATTAAAAGAAAGAGAAAGCTTGAGAAACTTTTTAAAAATCAGTTTAGTACCAACTGAAAAGGAAGTTTATGGCATTCTTAGTAAGTATGAACCCCAAGAGTTTACTGCTTTTGTTTTTGAAATATTGAATGATTTATGCCCTAAGAGAAAAAATGGATCAAGAGACATTATTATTGATAGTACTGACATAAACCTTAACCTGAACTGGCACGCTAAAAAGATTACCAAAGAAAGCCTAAAAAACAAAGAATACAAGTGGGGCCATTCAACCCATAGAGGTTTCTTCATTGGTATGAAACTTACTCTTGCACTTGATTCTCAAACATTAAAACCTTTAGCGTTTCTGATTAATGAAGCAAATGTAGCAGAACCTAAAATTTATCCTGAAATACTTAAAGAACTTAAAAGAAAGAGAATAATAAAAGCAGGTGACGTTATCTATGCTGATAGAGGATACTATTCCTATGAAAACTACGTTATATCTGTAAGAAATTTTAAGGTAGTACCTTTAATTTTTCCAAGGAAAAACTGTAATTTTAAGAAACTTTTCAATATGTTTAGATATCCTCTGAAAATATTTGATTTAAGAAGAAATACTGAAAAAGAAATTAAATTCTACAAAGAAATAATTGCAAAGTTTAAAGAGTTAATAAGCAAATGGAAAGAACTCAGATCTGTAAGGTCAATTATAGAAGATGTATTCAAAATAGCGAAGAAAGCATACTCTATGGAGAATTTACACAGATATACAAGGAGTTCTGTCCAAAAATACTGTTCTTTAGCTGTACTTTTAGTAGGGGTAACTGTAAATTACGGTATTAATGAAAGGAAGGAATTGCAAGCCTTCTCTGAATGA
- a CDS encoding iron-containing alcohol dehydrogenase → MTENRTYTYLNPKVALMGAGCVKEIGKHAKDLGATKALIVSGKSKHGERLALDIYRILEDAGLEGTIFPGADPNPTDTSVMEGADIYRKEDCNIIIAVGGGSPMDCAKAIGIVVYNGGLINDYEGVGKVTKGIPPLITVNTTAGTASEMTSFTIITDTKRHIKMAIVDPRITPDIAVNDPELMVSMPPALTAATGMDALTHAVEAYVSTMATPTTDAAAIKSIELISKYLREAVAHGEDVRTRDMMAHAEYLAGIAFNNASLGYVHSMAHQLGGLYNLPHGVCNAILLPYVEAYNKKVVPERFADIARAMGEKVEGLSHEEAADRAIEAIRKLALDIGIPSGLKELGAKEEDLELLAEHAMQDVCRLTNPRELSKEDIIEIYRKAL, encoded by the coding sequence ATGACCGAAAACAGAACATACACCTATCTGAACCCGAAAGTAGCCCTGATGGGGGCTGGTTGCGTAAAAGAGATCGGCAAGCATGCAAAAGATCTTGGAGCTACAAAAGCCCTTATAGTTTCCGGCAAAAGCAAGCATGGAGAACGGCTTGCACTGGATATATACAGGATTCTTGAAGACGCAGGCCTGGAAGGCACAATTTTTCCAGGAGCAGACCCTAATCCGACCGATACTTCAGTTATGGAAGGAGCGGATATTTACAGAAAAGAGGACTGTAATATAATAATTGCTGTCGGAGGAGGAAGTCCTATGGACTGCGCAAAGGCAATTGGCATTGTAGTATATAACGGTGGGTTAATCAATGATTATGAGGGCGTCGGAAAAGTTACAAAAGGAATTCCTCCACTTATCACGGTAAATACGACTGCTGGCACTGCGAGTGAGATGACGAGTTTTACAATTATTACGGATACGAAGCGGCATATCAAAATGGCAATCGTCGACCCGCGCATTACCCCTGATATTGCAGTTAACGACCCTGAACTAATGGTAAGCATGCCACCTGCACTTACGGCTGCAACCGGCATGGATGCTTTGACCCATGCAGTTGAAGCTTACGTTTCTACCATGGCCACGCCTACAACGGATGCAGCTGCTATTAAGTCCATAGAACTTATCTCAAAATATTTACGTGAAGCCGTTGCCCACGGAGAAGACGTAAGAACCAGGGATATGATGGCACATGCCGAATACCTTGCAGGTATCGCTTTCAACAACGCAAGCCTTGGTTATGTACATTCCATGGCGCACCAGCTAGGAGGGCTTTATAACCTTCCACATGGAGTTTGCAACGCGATTCTTCTTCCGTATGTAGAAGCATACAACAAGAAAGTCGTCCCGGAACGCTTTGCTGATATTGCTCGGGCAATGGGAGAAAAAGTGGAAGGACTAAGCCATGAAGAAGCTGCAGACCGGGCTATAGAAGCCATCAGGAAACTTGCATTGGATATAGGAATTCCTTCTGGCTTAAAAGAGCTTGGAGCAAAGGAAGAAGATCTCGAACTTCTGGCTGAACATGCAATGCAGGATGTCTGCCGCCTGACAAACCCCAGAGAGCTATCAAAAGAAGATATTATTGAAATTTACAGGAAAGCCCTGTGA